The window GAAAATAATATTAAAATAATAAACTAAAAATGTGATTAAAATGTCTAAATTATCTGAAACAGAATTATTCGATGAACAATTAGAAAAAGCAAAGAATTTGCATGGAGAGGTTTGTGGAGGAATAGTTTCTGGAACTAAAATGGCGATTCATGCAATGAAAGAATTAAATATGGATTTTAATCAGAAAAAAAACAAAGACTTGATTGTATTCTTAGAAATTGATAGATGTATGGCTGATGCTATTCAAGCAGTAACAGGATGTAGTTTAGGTAAAAGAACATTGAAACTTAAAAACTATGGAAAGTTTGCAGCAACGTTTTATAAAATATCTACAGGAGAAGCTATTAGAATAGCTAGCAATAAAAATGAAAAAAGTGAATATCCTGAAGAGACAATTGAAGAAAAAATTAAAAGAGTTAAAAACACTCCTAGTGAGGAATTATTTAATATACAAAAAGTTAAAATTAGAATAGACGAAAATGAACTTCCTGGGAGACCAAGAGATGAAAAATTTTGCTCTATATGTAGTGAACAAATTATGGATAGTAAACAGAATCTTGTAAGTGGCAAACCAGTTTGTAAATCCTGTCATGAAGGATCTTATTACGAAATTATTTAAAATATTAAAATTTTAATAATTTTATAGCCATTCCAGCCCAACATTTTATTTTAAATAATAACTTATTCAATTTATAGCCTATTCAGCTTAATAACCTATTTAATTTAATAGCATATCCAATCTATTTTAATTTATAGCCTATTCAAGTTAATGCTCTATTTTAATTCAAGATAGTAAACTATAAAATAAGATAGCTATCTTCTTACAACAGCTTTTATTTTATTGTTTGAGATAGTTTTTAATCCAGAAGTCTTAATGACTGAAGGTATAAATTTATAAGCTCCTTTTTTAGCATTGAACCTTAAAATAACTTTTGCTGAGTTTTTTGAACCGACTTTTAAATTTTTTATTTTTAATGTAACTATCCTAGTCTTTTTATTATAAACAAATTTTACTCCTTTACTAACTAATGGTTTTTTATATGTTAAACCTTTAGGAACTTTATAAGTTACTAAAAATGTCTTTTTATTTGGACCAAGATTATTAAAAATAGATTTTAAAGCTAATTTACCTTTCGAGGTAGCATAACCATTTTTAACTTTCAAAGAAGTTTTTACAATCTTTTTATCAGGAGTATTTGTAACATTCTTTGTAATGTTTTTTGTAATGTTTTTATTGTCTGAAGTCGTATTATTTTGATTATTTGGGCTTATAGCATTAAAAGTGGCAATTGCATAGCTACTTGAATATTCACTATCACCTGCAAAACTAACATTAACTGTATTTTTACCTGACTGCTGTACAAAATAGTTATACATACCACTTACACCATTTTCATCAGATACTATATGACCATTACAATGCCCACCATTAATTGAAAAATCTATCATCTTTCCAGATAATGTATTATTATTCTCATCATATATTGTAGCCCTAATATTAACATAACCATTCTCAGTAGTATCAGAAATTTTATCAACTACAATATGAGTACTATTAGCAGCATTTACACTAGAAACCGAAAATAATACCATGAAAATACCAAGTATTATTAAAATACCATGTGTCCTTCTATTATTTTTTTTCATTATTTCAAAACCTGTAATTTTAGTAGTTAGAGTATATAATTAGAGTATAGTAACCTAAATTTTGATTAAATCATAATAACAATTGTTATAAAAGATAAACCTAAAGTATTCGTTGTGTAAAAAAGTGTTAGTCAAAAGATGTTCTTAAAGATTATAATTAAATTATATTTAATAAGAATATTGGTTTTCTATGTTTTTCTATTGTTTTATTATATGTTTAAATCCTATAATTTTCAATTACCATATCTATTAACTAATTAAATTATTTTTCATATATATACTTTTCTAAAAAATTACTATTAAATAGAATTAAGAGATTTAATAACAGAATTTAATGATAAAGCTAAAATTTACTAAATTTAAATAAACAGTTTTTATAATCTTATCTTAACTTTCTAAGATAGATATGATTAATCTTTCATATCAATAAAGATATATTTTGTAAGATAGGTCTTGTAATATATATCTTGTAGATAAGTCTTGTAAGAAATATCTTGTAGATAGGTCTTATAAGATAGGTCTTGTAAGATATATTATATATCAATTAAGATTATATCAATAAAGATATATAATATTAAAAACAAAAATATCTTTGAATATTATAAATTTATTTAAATATTCTAAATTTAAAACACTACTAATTTTATTTTAAAAAGATGTTTGATAAAATGAAAATAGATGCCGAAATTAAGATGGAATATAAAAATTCCAAAGATGCTGACATATCTTTAAAATCATTGGATGTTGAAAATAAAGGTTATGTTAAATCTAATAAGGAAAATAATATTCTTACTTTTAAGTTAGAATCTGATTCTCTTTCTACATTTCTAGCTACAGCTGATGATTTAATATTTTCGGAAATATTAGTTGAAAAAATAATTGAATCGGCATCGAGTAAATAAAATAATAAATAATAATATTAAACATTTATTATTCATTGAACTATATTATTAATCCATTGTATAATATTCTTATTATTTTATAATAGATAAATTGATGTGTATATTATTTTATAAGATGTATTTTTATTTAATATGTTTTTTAATATATTATTTTATAATATAAGTATTTTATTTATAGCTATTTTATAATATAGATATCTTATAATATATTATTGCAAATACTTATATCCAATATATAGTATTGCAAATATACTTATATCTAATATATAGTTCAAATTATAATCGATTAAAACTACTCAATATCTAATTGTTATAACTATTAAAAAATCAAAGCTTTCTTAATTTTATAAAATGAAAAAATTTTATAATTATTAAGTAATAATTATTAAGTATTTTTATAATATTAAATATAATTATAAGTATTTTTATAAGATAAAGTATAATTATAAGTATTTCGATTAGATATTATATTAAAAATAGACATTATATTGAAAACAAAAGCAAAAATGAGTTATTAATATTTATAGGTGAAATTATGAAATTTTTACTTAGCGGGACAATAACATTTAATAAAAATGCTGAAGATGCTAAAGAAGATATAGCTAAATTTATTGATGAAGCAAATGAAAATATATTGCTCAAAGGTGTAAAAGAAGGTAATGAAAGTGAAGGAGCAAAGATAACTGATTGGAATATTAAAGATAATGAATTATCTATTAAAATAGAATCTGGTAGTAAAGTAAGATCCCACGATGGATTACTTAGAATTAAAAAACCATTAACTCAATTACTTGGTAAAAAATATCACTTAGGGATTAGAAAACTTCATATTGACAATTATCAAGTAATTATCCCTACTGGAGAAGGAAAATATGAAATCAATCACCAATTAGTTAGAAGCCTTCCACAAATAGATGATTTTCAAATTAAAGATAACTATGTTATAGTCACTATTAAAGATATTACTGAATCTGAAATTAGAAAACAAGGCGTAAATAGGATTATAAAACATATAAGTACCAAAAAAGAGGATGTAGATGAATCTAAAAAAGAAAATTATAAGGAAAACATAAATGCTGCTGGAGAACCATCTGAAGATTTAAATGAAAAAGATCTTACATTTTCAGTTACTAAAATTACTCCTGGAGAGATAATTGCTCGTAGTGGGGAATTTCAAACTTATTTTGAAGGAGACGTTACTGAAAAAGCTATTGAACTTGGTTGGATAAAAACATTCCCTGGAAGAGGTCAATGGTTTTATGGACCTCAAATGACAGCACTTCAAAGAGCTTTTGAAAAAATTTTAATAGATAATATAGTTGAAAAGCTTGGTTTTGATGAATGTTTATTCCCTAAACTGATTCCTATTCCTACGATGGATAAGATGAGATATTTAGATGGACTTCCTGAAGGTATGTATTACTGTAGTGCACCTAAACGTGACCCTGAAGTTTTTAACAAATTTAAAAATGAACTAGCTATTAATAGAGAAATTCCAATGGATCTCCTTAAAAGTGGACTTAAAGATCCTGCTTATGTTTTAGCTGCTGCACAATGTGAACCATTTTATGAATTTCTTTCCCATGAAGTTATAGATGAGAAAGATCTTCCAATAAAGTTTTATGATAAAAGTGGTTGGACATATAGATGGGAATCCGGAGGAGCTAAAGGAATAGATAGAGTTCATGAATTCCAGCGTATTGAACTAGTATGGATAGATAAACCTGAAGAAACAAGTGAAATTAGAGATTTTACACTTGAATTATCTCATGAATTAGCTACCAAACTTGAACTTGAATGGTATACTGAAATTGGGGACGATCCATTTTATCTTGAAGGTAGAAAAGTCGAAAATAGAGGAATTGAATTTCCAGATGTTCCAAAGTATGAGATGAGATTAAAAGTTCCAGGACAGGAAAAAGGAGTAGCTGTTGTTTCTGCTAATGTTCATGGAACTCATTTTACTGAAGGATTTTCTATTAGAGAAGCGCATAAACACACACTTTGGACAGGATGTACTGGTTTAGGTTTAACTCGTTGGCTATTTGGATTTTTAGCTCAAAAAGGTTTTGATGAGAATAATTGGCCTGAACTGATTAAAAACCAATACAAAAAGACTAAAATTCCAAAAATATTAACCTGGCCAAAGTCCAAAGAATAATTATAACCAATGAATAAAAATAAGAATAATAATATTAATAATAGTAATAATAGTAATGATAATAGTAATAATAATGATAGTAATAATAACAAAGCACAAATAATTATAGTAATATAAATAGTGCTAATAGTATTATTAATATTAATAAATTATTATCGCTTTTTATTAGTTCTCTATTAATTATAATTTATTTATTATTTATTAGCTTTTATTGAATTTTATTAAATTTTTATTTTTAGATGTTATTTTTATTTTACTTTTATTTTACTTTTTATTTCGCTTTTATTTAATTTCATTATTAATTTCATTATTAATTTTTTATTAATTTTTTCATTTATATTAATTTTTAAATTAATTACTAATATACAAAATAAAAAATTATATTAAAATCATAGCTAAAAATAGTTAAAAAACATTAAATATAAATAATAAGTAGAACAATGATAATACAATGCTTTAAAAATTATTAAATATCTTAATATTAAGTAAATATCTAAATATTACTTATATAAATAATATTACTAATATTACTTATATAATATTTAAGAGCTAAATTTAAAATTTTATAAAAATCAACAAAGGTATAACCATGAGTTGTGAAAAACATCCCAATAGAGATTCTGTAGCTAACTGTCAATTCTGTGGGAAAGAGTTATGTGAAGACTGTACAATAACTATTGCTGGAAAAAATTATTGTGAAGAATGTATGAGTGAACTTGTAGGCCCAGAATTAACTAGTATAGCTAGTAATAAAAATAGTGCCAAAACTGACCCACAAAAAAGCAATTTTAACAATGAAAATAACCAAATTCCCAATGAACCAGGAATACCTCCAGTGCAAGAAAGAGCACAACCAGGAGAACAAAACTCTATAGATGATTCAATACCAGAAAAACCTTCTATATCATATGATGGTCATGATGATCTATATAGTGATGATAGATTATACAATGATACTCATGAGAATAAGCCTATAACCCCTAACAATGAAGTTGAAGATAAATATGAAAAATATTTAGATGATCTTTATTTTGATGAAAAGCCTCAGACTGGAGCTAAAATAAACAATGAAACTAATTTAAACCCCCAGCCTAACTTAAACAATGAAAAAAGAGTTAATCTACAAAGTGAACGATTTGAACCTCAATCTCAAAAAGAGTTATCTTTAAGTGAGCAATTAGCTATGGATGAAGCAGAACATGGTTCAATTACTAAAGAACCTTTCATTCAAGAAGAACCAGAGGAAAAACAGGATAATTTTGAAGAGAACGAAGCAAAAAATAGAAATGTCCCTATAATGGAAAATCTGAGGAAAACAAATACAAATACTCCTCAAAAGGATACTAACACTGAA is drawn from Methanobrevibacter arboriphilus JCM 13429 = DSM 1125 and contains these coding sequences:
- a CDS encoding FmdE family protein, coding for MSKLSETELFDEQLEKAKNLHGEVCGGIVSGTKMAIHAMKELNMDFNQKKNKDLIVFLEIDRCMADAIQAVTGCSLGKRTLKLKNYGKFAATFYKISTGEAIRIASNKNEKSEYPEETIEEKIKRVKNTPSEELFNIQKVKIRIDENELPGRPRDEKFCSICSEQIMDSKQNLVSGKPVCKSCHEGSYYEII
- a CDS encoding KEOPS complex subunit Pcc1, with translation MKIDAEIKMEYKNSKDADISLKSLDVENKGYVKSNKENNILTFKLESDSLSTFLATADDLIFSEILVEKIIESASSK
- the serS gene encoding serine--tRNA ligase; protein product: MKFLLSGTITFNKNAEDAKEDIAKFIDEANENILLKGVKEGNESEGAKITDWNIKDNELSIKIESGSKVRSHDGLLRIKKPLTQLLGKKYHLGIRKLHIDNYQVIIPTGEGKYEINHQLVRSLPQIDDFQIKDNYVIVTIKDITESEIRKQGVNRIIKHISTKKEDVDESKKENYKENINAAGEPSEDLNEKDLTFSVTKITPGEIIARSGEFQTYFEGDVTEKAIELGWIKTFPGRGQWFYGPQMTALQRAFEKILIDNIVEKLGFDECLFPKLIPIPTMDKMRYLDGLPEGMYYCSAPKRDPEVFNKFKNELAINREIPMDLLKSGLKDPAYVLAAAQCEPFYEFLSHEVIDEKDLPIKFYDKSGWTYRWESGGAKGIDRVHEFQRIELVWIDKPEETSEIRDFTLELSHELATKLELEWYTEIGDDPFYLEGRKVENRGIEFPDVPKYEMRLKVPGQEKGVAVVSANVHGTHFTEGFSIREAHKHTLWTGCTGLGLTRWLFGFLAQKGFDENNWPELIKNQYKKTKIPKILTWPKSKE